From the Platichthys flesus chromosome 6, fPlaFle2.1, whole genome shotgun sequence genome, one window contains:
- the irf7 gene encoding interferon regulatory factor 7, which translates to MQSHHKPQFASWLIEQVQTGQYTGLRYVADDQFRVPWKHNSRKDCKDEDSQIFRAWAVASGKIQEFPTDKARWKTNFRCALNNLSLRFKMIEDSSKNSDDPHKIYQIMNTDHRQTDLPKQDSQEDSVMTPDIYSSPTEFFPLGHENQYNLENNFTALDLGNQPIEEQLWVENYVQPDPAVLGGYTVAAENHPQAFPDQQSFYEVNPAPVVISAQQPSIYDLEVSIHYRKKEMLKVTLATACLQLHYQQEAPSPNRQLLCFPSTDGLLDHKQIEFTNRILNSIQRGLLLEVCDTGIYAWRQDRCHVFASTSDPSVALPDPKKLPQNTRVELLSFEKYVNDLKKFKENNGGSPEYTINMCFGEKFPDGKALEKKLITVKVVPLICRHFHEMAQMEGASSLHSANVSLQMSHNSLYDLINSVFGLPIDEEPSFLH; encoded by the exons ATGCAAag CCACCACAAGCCCCAGTTTGCCAGTTGGCTCATAGAGCAGGTGCAGACGGGCCAGTACACAGGTCTGCGCTATGTGGCCGATGACCAGTTCAGAGTCCCCTGGAAGCACAACTCCAGAAAGGACTGCAAGGATGAGGACAGTCAAATATTTCGG GCGTGGGCAGTGGCGAGTGGTAAAATCCAAGAGTTCCCCACTGACAAGGCCCGGTGGAAAACCAACTTCCGCTGCGCCCTCAACAACCTCTCGTTGCGCTTCAAGATGATAGAGGACAGCTCCAAGAACTCAGACGACCCCCACAAGATCTACCAAATCATGAACACCGACC acagacagacagacctgcCAAAACAAGACTCCCAGGAGGACTCAGTCATGACTCCAGATATCTACAGCTCTCCCACGGAGTTCTTCCCCCTGGGACATGAG AACCAGTACAATCTGGAGAATAATTTCACGGCCTTGGATCTGGGCAACCAACCAATAG AGGAACAACTGTGGGTGGAGAACTACGTCCAGCCCGATCCAGCCGTCCTTGGAGGTTACACTGTTGCAGCAGAGAACCACCCGCAAGCTTTTCCAGATCAACAGTCTTTCTACGAGG tAAATCCCGCACCAGTCGTCATCTCAGCTCAGCAACCAAGTATCTATGACCTGGAGGTCTCCATCCACtacaggaaaaaagaaatgctCAAGGTCACGTTGGCCACCGCATGTCTCCAGCTCCACTACCAGCAAGAGGCCCCCAGCCCCAACCGCCAACTCCTCTGCTTCCCCTCCACTGACGGCCTGCTCGACCACAAACAG atcgAATTCACCAACCGCATCCTCAACAGCATCCAGAGGGGTCTCCTGCTGGAGGTCTGCGACACCGGCATCTACGCCTGGAGGCAGGACAGGTGCCACGTGTTCGCCAGCACCAGTGATCCCAGTGTGGCCCTGCCAGACCCCAAAAAGCTGCCCCAGAACACGAGGGTCGAGCTCCTCAGCTTCGAGAAGTATGTGAATG ATCTGAAGAAGTTTAAAGAGAACAACGGGGGCTCTCCTGAATACACCATCAACATGTGCTTCGGAGAGAAGTTTCCTGATGGAAAAGCTTTGGAGAAGAAACTCATCACTGTCAAG GTGGTTCCTCTGATCTGTCGACACTTTCACGAGATGGCCCAGATGGAGGGCGCCTCGTCTCTTCACAGCGCCAACGTCAGCCTACAGATGTCGCACAACAGCCTCTACGATCTCATCAACTCCGTGTTCGGTCTGCCGATAGATGAGGAGCCGAGCTTCTTGCATTAG
- the ascl1b gene encoding achaete-scute homolog 1b, with amino-acid sequence METTTITTTQTAFTFGLKERHATLSLHAPAQDYAPAQDCAVPDAHPDAGNPKVLKRQRSSSPELLRCKRRLSFNGLSYSIPQQQPVAVARRNERERNRVKQVNMGFQTLRQHVPNGAANKKMSKVETLRSAVEYIRALQQLLDEHDAVSAAFQCGLPSPAISTSYSAEPESPHSTYSSDEGGHEPLSSEEQELLDFTTWFDRY; translated from the coding sequence ATGGAAActaccaccatcaccaccacgcAGACTGCTTTCACCTTTGGACTTAAAGAAAGACACGCCACCCTCAGCCTGCACGCCCCGGCACAGGACTACGCACCGGCACAGGACTGCGCCGTGCCCGACGCGCACCCCGACGCCGGGAACCCCAAGGTGCTGAAGAGACAGCGCTCCAGCTCCCCGGAGCTCCTGCGCTGCAAGCGGCGCCTGAGCTTCAACGGCCTCAGCTACTCCATCCCCCAGCAGCAGCCCGTGGCCGTGGCGCGGCGGAACGAGCGCGAGAGGAACCGGGTCAAGCAAGTCAACATGGGCTTCCAGACGCTGCGTCAGCACGTGCCCAACGGCGCCGCCAACAAGAAGATGAGCAAAGTGGAGACCCTGAGGTCTGCGGTGGAATACATCCGGGCGTTACAGCAACTGCTGGACGAGCACGACGCCGTGTCCGCTGCCTTCCAGTGCGGGCTGCCGTCCCCGGCGATCTCCACCAGCTACTCGGCCGAACCGGAGTCGCCACACTCCACCTACTCGTCAGATGAAGGCGGCCACGAGCCCCTGAGCTCcgaggagcaggagctgttGGACTTTACAACCTGGTTCGACAGGTACTGA